A window of the Euwallacea fornicatus isolate EFF26 chromosome 15, ASM4011564v1, whole genome shotgun sequence genome harbors these coding sequences:
- the LOC136343754 gene encoding tigger transposable element-derived protein 6-like has product MAEALRSTVGILKVFDENGGNLFVPLIELINIAEKDNLSVRKLAEKFKIGKSQAAEILQKKEKFRKMWQSGDSLGQKLNRLKNVPQKIDKECLDWFSRIRSQNIPISGPLIKAKAKEIACRLKYEQFSASNGWLEKWRRHNISFKSISGESADVNPQDVSEFLQKLPSLLLGYRPQDIYNADESGLYFRALPDKTLALKSEKCVVWLEKKKSYWISVIGKAARPRTLKNCPIKDLPATWKSNSKAWMTREIMKEWLLDMDRRMRIQNRKILLFLDNAGSHPRDLNLENIKICFLPPNCTSVCQPLDQGIIKNVKFFYRDLILKHILTKVDGALSASELAKSINILEALYFVHRAWNNVSQATIKNCFAKAGFKKNESSLSASEEQYEQEDFLPLSLLASLIRNCKEVCSTVGPSEYVNIDEAISTEEQCNIDYELSEEREQDRQENDDEEIIITEISSIKSYSEALKVIEDLKIFARDDFVAFQKLKSVESHFQSCLLKEKQKTMKQSKIVDFFNS; this is encoded by the exons ATGGCTGAAGCCCTACGATCTACAgtaggaattttaaaagtatttgatG aaaacggcggaaacttatttgtacccctaatagAACTTATAAATATTGCTGAAAAGGATAATTTATCTGTACGAAAGTTGGCAGAGAA gtttaaaataggaaaatccCAGGCAgcagaaattttacaaaaaaaagagaaatttcgtaaaatgtGGCAATCTGGTGATAGTTTAGGACAAAAACTTaatagattaaaaaatgttccacagaaaattgataaagaatGTCTGGATTGGTTCTCTCGAATAAGAAGCCAGAACATTCCAATATCAGGACCACTGATAAAAGCTAAAGCTAAAGAAATAGCCTGCAGGTTGAAATACGAACAATTCAGTGCTTCTAATGGTTGGCTAGAAAAATGGAGAAGGCACAatataagttttaaatctATATCTGGCGAGTCGGCAGATGTTAACCCTCAAGATGTCagtgaatttttgcaaaagttGCCATCTCTTCTTCTGGGATACAGACCACAAGACATTTACAATGCAGATGAAAGCGGTTTATATTTCCGAGCATTACCAGACAAAACATTGGCacttaaatctgaaaaatgtGTCG TATGGCtggagaaaaagaaaagttattgGATATCGGTTATCGGAAAAGCTGCCCGTCCACGCACACTTAAAAATTGTCCTATCAAAGATTTGCCAGCTACATGGAAGTCAAATTCCAAAGCATGGATGACCCGTGAAATAATGAAGGAATGGCTTTTAGATATGGACAGAAGAATGAGGATCCAGaatagaaaaatacttttatttttggataatGCCGGTTCACATCCTCGGgaccttaatttagaaaatataaaaatatgttttttaccCCCCAATTGTACATCGGTGTGTCAGCCTTTAGATCAaggcataattaaaaatgttaaattcttttatagagacttaattttaaaacatattttaactAAAGTAGATGGTGCTCTATCTGCTTCAGAATTGGCTaaatctataaatattttggaagCTTTGTATTTTGTACATAGGGCTTGGAATAATGTGTCCCAAGCCACtatcaaaaactgttttgctAAAGCtggatttaagaaaaatgaaagttCTTTATCTGCCTCTGAAGAACAATATGAGCAAGAAGACTTCCTACCTTTGTCACTTTTGGCGAGTCTTATAAGAAACTGCAAAGAAGTCTGTAGCACTGTAGGACCGTCAGAATACGTAAACATAGACGAAGCAATTTCTACAGAAGAACAATGCAACATTGATTACGAACTTTCAGAAGAGCGTGAGCAAGATAGGCAAGAAAATGATGATGAAGAAATTATAATCactgaaatttcttcaataaaatctTATAGTGAAGCCCTGAAAGTgattgaagacttaaaaatatttgcacggGACGATTTTGtggcatttcaaaaacttaaaagtgTAGAATCCCATTTTCAAAGTTGTTTActcaaggaaaaacaaaaaacaatgaaacaatCAAAGattgtagatttttttaactcttaa